One window of Ignavibacteriota bacterium genomic DNA carries:
- a CDS encoding DUF1320 family protein → MSTINYQYIADRIPIEILKPLMSSAGLSDVNEDLVNEFISDADAEVDNALATRYLFPYIKTDEELGDKAFSLIKRWKFLIVRQLIYSRRYDDDEMKEVNSHHSAVLSILERVRKGNYEIPGLTRKTNNPSKLIKSKENTQVFNKRRLKTYDS, encoded by the coding sequence ATGTCAACGATAAATTATCAATATATAGCTGACCGCATACCAATTGAGATATTAAAGCCCTTGATGTCAAGTGCCGGATTATCTGATGTGAATGAGGATTTAGTTAATGAATTCATCTCAGATGCAGACGCCGAAGTTGATAATGCGTTGGCTACCAGATACTTATTCCCATATATCAAAACTGATGAAGAATTAGGAGATAAAGCATTTAGTTTAATAAAGAGATGGAAATTTTTAATTGTTAGGCAGTTAATATATTCAAGAAGGTATGATGATGATGAGATGAAAGAAGTCAATTCTCATCATTCAGCAGTCTTGAGTATACTTGAAAGAGTACGCAAAGGGAATTATGAAATTCCAGGTTTAACAAGAAAAACGAATAATCCATCTAAATTAATTAAATCAAAAGAAAACACTCAAGTATTCAACAAAAGAAGATTAAAGACTTATGATTCTTGA